CAAAATTATCCCATTGACTGCAAAGTGAAGCAGATCTTGGAAGCTGGATACTTTgggcaaataaacaaaatcacctGCCTTCTCCAAATAATTGAGGCAAAGTAGGGGTTTCAGCTTGAATTGTACAGATGGTAGTTTCAACCCTTTAATTTTTGGGTGCAAACCTAAACCTTTACTGTCTCTCCCTTTCGGCCTGAGACACAGTAGGGCCGTGTTTTACTTTCATGCAGCACTAAGGTGGCCTTCTGGAGAACCCAGCATAATGGATTTGAAGAGCAAACTAGGATAATTATAATGACAGGAAAACACAAGAGCACAGGGCAGTGCAAGTCGTGGTTTGGAAACATCTCACTCTAGAATAATGAGAAGTGAGGAGTCCTGGCTAGGAATTCAAATGAGCTCTTTCCCACCCCCCCtacctacccgccccccccccccagcctgcctCCAGTCCAGGGCTGGACAGGCTTGTGCTGATCCACATTCTGTCCACAGTCTGCTTTAAGCCatgaattttatttccaaacattTGCATTTCTACAGCAGCAGAGGCATAATTCTCTATCCAGAAGTTCAAACTGCAAAGATTCAGGCACCTTAACAAAGCAGTGAATGCTGTTCCACAGCCAAGGTCTCGCTGAGGGCAGAGCACAGGAGCCAGAGACCTGTGTGAACTTGCTCCTGGTTCTCTGTCGCCATCTAGTGGTGTTTCCCATCTCCAACACCACCTTTTCTTCCAAAAATCATCCTGACCCTCAGCAGGTCACTCCATCTACTAAAATCATGTTCCACCGCcctcaaaacaaaaacctcctcTTCTCGACTTGAAATTCTGACTTCTAGACCAGACCACAAACTTTACAATCAAGAACGTTCACATGGCTTCGCTACAGTTATAATCTACAACAAGGGCCTTTCACTTCCTCTGCTTagaacacccccaccccagggcctccccAGTGTGTGCAGAGTAAAAGTCACAATCCTTTACTGGTCTCTGAGGCTTTCCATGATCTGGCCACTTGTCCCTCTCTGACGCATCTTTCACCTGCTCTGATCATCCTTCACCTGCTCCAGCCAcgctggcctccttgctgttccaaCACCCAGGCATCTGTCTGCTTTAGGGCCTTTGCAGTGCTGTTCTGTTTGGACCACTGTTCCCCACATAAGCACAAATTCACTTTCTCATCTTCAGGTCTTTGTCCCAGCATCGCCTACCTTAATGTCCCTGTTTAAAAATCACTGCCTaaccaaaagacatgaatagacatttttttcaaaggagacgtccagatggctaacagacacatgaaaaaatgctcaacatcactcatcatcagggaaatacaaatcaaaaccacaatgagataccaccttacatctgtcagaatggctaacattaacagctcaggcaacaacggatgttggcgaggatgtggagaaagaggatctcttttgcgctgctggtgggaatgcaaactggtgcatctaCTCtagacaacagtatggaggttcctcaaaaaattaaaaatagaactactctacgacccagaaatttcactactagatatttatccaaagatacaaaaatgctgagccaaagggacacatgcaccccaatgtttatagcagcaccatcaacaatagccaaagtatggaaagagcccaaatgtgcatcgacagatgaatggataaagaagatgtggtatatatacaatgtaatattagttggcgatcaaaaataatgaaatcttgccatttgcaataacgtggatggaactagagtgtattatgctaagtgaaataagtcagtttagtcagagaatgacaaacatctaatttcactcatatgtggaatttaagaaacaaaacagatgaacaaaggggaagggaagcaaaaataagataaaaacagagagggaagggtgactgggtggctcaggcggttaggTGACCGACTCTTGGGtttggcccaggtcatcatcttacggtttgagggttcaagccccacatcaggctctgtgctggtggcatggagcatgcttgggactctctctctccatctctctctgcccctatcccactcacgccatctctgtctctctcaaaaataaaattaaaaaaaaaaaaaaaacagagagggagacaaactataagagactcttaaatacagagaacaaactgagggttgctggaagggttgtgggagtggggatgggctaaatgggtaaggcgcattaaggaggacacttgttgggatgaacactgggtgtttatttaggtgatgaatcactaaattctattcttgaaatcattattaaactatatgttaactaacttggattatttaaatatttaaaaagaaatgcatacactttgctgaataagaaaaaaaaatcactgcctaCCAACTTCCCTCTTGTTCTACCTTTTTTCTTAGCAATTATCACTTCAAGCaaagtatatgtttattttttactatctTTCTCCCAGTGGAATGTAAGCTCCACCACAGATAGGgatgtttgtctcttttattcaCTGATCTATGCACCTCAGCACATAGCGCTCAATACATACGTGTTTACTGCATGGATGAACATGAACTCAGTATTCTGAGATCAACTACTACTTACAGGTGAATCCTGAAAACAAAACTCTTGTTCATCTCAGTTTCCCAGGCCTTCCCACCCACAGATGGTGATGATTCTATTCCTCAGCGTCTCGGTTCTCCTGAGTGCCCTGTGCCAAGCTCACTAGAGCCCCCAGACCCGTCCACCTCAGGCTTTCCACACAGCTAGAACTACCCCAAGGAACAAGGCCTGCAAGATAAAGGCCTGTGGCAGAATGAGGCAACTGCCACCCCCAACGGCATTTTCAAATTTGGATGatgtttaaattttgaaaattttaacaaagtAAGGAGGAAAAGAGTGAGGGATGAAAGGTGTTGGGGGCCTTCTCCAGGTAAAGTCAGGTGGCCCTGCTCAGCACCTGGCACTGAGGGGCCCAGAGGAGTGAGCGACCACAGAATAGCTGAGTTGGGGTGGTGCTGGGCATCGTGACTGTGATGAATCATCCACTTCCCTGTCTCCTCCATCTCCTCCAAAAGATAAGCAGGAAGTCCTGATGACAAGAAATCATACAAATATTCTAGGCTGTTCTCTCTGCATCTCATCAGGTCAGAGAAAAAGCCATCCTTACCACTGCAGGGACTGGCTCTTCCAGTATCATGAACCAAAGGTGTATATGGGGGATAAATGGCAACTCTCTTGAAATTCGTTTGGGGTTGACACCTGGGTCAGGTGCTTTATTAGAGTCATTAAAACCATGTGGCTGGGGGCCAAATCTATTCTTTGAGCATGAGGTTTGAAGCTTCCTCATTGCCAAACCTGTTTAGGCAGGTACATTAGCTCCATAGGTATCCACTTATTTGGGACATGTAGGTGGAAAGGCATGAACCTGATTCATTTCCTGATCCAGGATGGCTCCCCAGCCCGCCCTCAAACAGAAGCAACATAGCTCAGGCCAGCTCTTAAGGAGTTAAAAGGCAAGTGATCTGAGGCCAGTGGCAGGTAGGGGCAGCCTAAACAGGGGCTAAGCTACAGCTGCAGAAGCACGAGAACTCAGTGAGGAGGTGAGACCTGTGGAGGGACCTCggtgaggagagaggacagagaagggacagGCTCTGATGAGAGTGAGGGATGAgatagaggaaggaagaagggataaggacacacacacaggacagagGAGAGTGATGCCAGGATGGAGGCACAGAGTGGGGACACGGGGGCCAGGGGGTGTCATGGAGTAGATGAGACACAGAGCCAATGGATAAGGGTACAAAGAGGATGGGGCTTGAGGGAGAGGAGATAGAACAAAGAGTAGGAGGACAGAATGAGGGAAGACAGGATACAAGGTGAGGGGGATGGGGTCACAGTGGGTGAGAAGGGCAcccagagcagggaggaagggatgagACCCCTGGGtgagggaagaaggaggcagtggggagggtAATGGTGATGTGATAGAAGGAGCACATACAGGAAGACTAATTTCTCACCTCTTGTTCTCTGTCCCCAGCAAACCCAGCCCTCCATCCTGACTGTTCCCCTGAGAGAGATGGCAGCAGCCAGAGCAGGATTCAgccctctgctcctgctcctgctgctgggCCTGTGGCTAGCTGAGGTCCCAGTCAGTGCCAAGCCCAGCAACATGACCGCAGCTCAGTGGTTTGCAACTCAGCACGTGCAGCCCAAACCCCAGGGATGCGACACTGCAATGAACATCAACAAATACACGAAACGCTGCAAAGACTTCAACACCTTCCTGCATGAATCCTTCTCCAGTGTGGCCACCACCTGTCAGACCCCCGCCATAGCCTGCAAGAATGGCCGTAAAAACTGCCACCAGAGCCAAAGGCCTGTGTCTCTGAGCACATGTAAGCTCACCTCAGGGAAGTATCCAAACTGCAAGTACAAAAAGAAGCAACTGGTCGCTTCTTACATTGTAGCCTGTGACGCTCCCCAGGCAGGAGGCTCTGGGAAATTCAAGCTGGTCCCTGTGCACTTGGACTAGGTCCTTTAGGTATGCAGCCTTCCTCCCTGTTGGGCTGTACCTTAATTCCCTCTCCAGGCCTCTgtgcaagtctttttttttttttaatgtttatttatttttgagagagagagacactgagggggaggggcagagagagagagggggacagaggatccaaagtggtctCTGCATTGACAGAGgcgagcccaatgcagagctcaaactcacaaaccctgaaatcatgacttgagccaaagtcagatgctcaactgaccgagccacccaggcacccctctgtgccACTCTTCATATGTCCAGAAggttcttttcctctcctctcttagGGCCCTTCCTAGCTCTTCTGAGAGGCTGAAGGTGAGCTGAGGTAGACAGGTTGGAGGGCTAAGCTCCAGAAGAGATGGTCTTTcatctttttgttgctgttttcccGGAAGCTTACCCTCAAGAGAGGGGCTGAGCAAGCTAAGAGTATGGGTTCCCTGGCCTGTGCCTTGTACatctctcccctgtcccctcttTTCATGGCAGCATGACAAGAGGGGGAAATAAATGGACAAGGAGGGTATGGGATTTATGGACAGAGCTGCTCCAGTTCCTAAACTAGGAATCTTCCCCAGATAACGTGGTAGTGACATGGCCTGTGTGTGGAGAGGcagctgggaagaaagaaaacaaagtaccACTTCATATTTATGTAGCATTTTAGGCTTTCATAGTGGAGCCACATGAGTTCCTTGTGAGATAGACTTGAGAGGGATTATGTGCCTTCTTTAGGGGAGGAAATTGAGATTTGAGAAAGTGTAATTCATTAAAAAGCTTGTCAAACTGGTTAGTGGCAGAACCTGGACTTGCACTTAGGACTCCTTATTCTAAATACGGTGTACTTTGTACTTGACCATTGTGCAAAAAAGGAGAGACCTCTACAGGGACTAGAGAACTAGGTAAGAGTTCACCCATATCCCCTGAGAGCTCTCCGAAGAGCCAGTTGTCCTGTGCTGGCTGCAATAAAGGTCACTACGTCTCTAGCCAAGAGCTGTTTATGAGGTGCTGCAGGGATCTtaatccattctctctctgcctctctaaccGGGCTCCCCCTTCTCCAGCCCACTGTTCTTCCgacccagcccccccacccccccccccaccccgggcctggCTGTGGCTAGATCCCTTTGGCCTGAAGGCATAGGGTCAGGGGAGTGTCCCAGCTTCATTCCCCTGCTCCAGGATCACATTTCCCTTGACCTCAAGGGACTTCCgtggcccagagcctgctggtCACAAACAGGCTGGTGGGAGCTGCCAGAGCTTCCTTCCTCTGATAATGATCTCTCCTGCCTCGGTGCTTCCCTGGCTCTCCAATCTGGCGGTCTGCCCAGGCCGGAGGGCTTGAGATGTGGAAATGCCATCTCCCTGTCCCCCCAGGTGTAGACACCACTTCTCCCTCTCTAGTGAGCAGAACTGGAGAAGCTGTGGCTTTACACTGGCTCTGTTCTGatagtgccccccaccccccaccaccacatcGCCTGCAGCCCTAACCATCACCAGCACATTCTCTATTTCAGTCCTAAACTGACTATGCCCATGCCCACCCTACTTCACTGTCCAATTACCTTGTTAGACTTTCCCTTCCCAGCTGGGGAGTCTGTTCCCTACCTGTCCCTGCCCGACACCACCCATGCTCCTGTACTCCTTACCAGAGTCAGAGTCAGTTTTGGAGATGGATAAAATTGGGTGTAAATCTTGGTTGGCTCAGTGTTCCTGGCcaagtgaccttgagcaaactaCTGAACCTCTCTGCAGCTGTGCTTCCATACAGCAAAATGGGAGTGATACCACCTACCCAATAGGATTGCAGGAAAATTTAGAAATGATATTTATGATGCCTTAAGCAGCCCTCAGCCCTGGTAGGCAATTAATAATGACCACTAGTAGTTACAAATAGTTGTCCAGTCAAATCCATGGTGGCAAACATGCCGAAGAAGGCAAATGCCCCACTCAACTTTCCTTGAGGGCCTTCTTCTGCTAGAGTGATGTTCATGAGTAGCTAGAGGACAAGTCTGCAGAGTCCTGCTGGGTGGGCTGGTGtttggagaggaggtggagggaaggtaGGGAGGGGACGGTCAAAAGAAAGAGTGGAACTTTGAACAATTCAAGCAGAACGTGGGGCACTACGTTGCTGAGTCTTGGAAGTAGAGGTGCACTAAATACACATTGTGGCCAGATTCCAAATTACAAAGT
The sequence above is a segment of the Panthera leo isolate Ple1 chromosome B3, P.leo_Ple1_pat1.1, whole genome shotgun sequence genome. Coding sequences within it:
- the LOC122221265 gene encoding ribonuclease 7-like, with the protein product MAAARAGFSPLLLLLLLGLWLAEVPVSAKPSNMTAAQWFATQHVQPKPQGCDTAMNINKYTKRCKDFNTFLHESFSSVATTCQTPAIACKNGRKNCHQSQRPVSLSTCKLTSGKYPNCKYKKKQLVASYIVACDAPQAGGSGKFKLVPVHLD